Proteins from a genomic interval of Lycium ferocissimum isolate CSIRO_LF1 chromosome 2, AGI_CSIRO_Lferr_CH_V1, whole genome shotgun sequence:
- the LOC132046557 gene encoding AP-3 complex subunit sigma-like, with translation MIKAVMVINTLGKPRLSKFYEFQPVEKQQELIRHVYAVLSNRPDNVSNFIRSLGSIFGPDTRLVYKHYATLYFVFLFDNSENELAMLDLIQVFVETLDKCFRSVCELDVVFNYSKMHTILDEIILGGQVLETDSVEVMRAVEEITKLESTTSASTLINKSIPSWWAR, from the exons ATGATAAAGGCGGTAATGGTTATTAACACCCTCGGCAAGCCTCGTCTTTCCAAATTCTACGAATTCCAG CCAGTGGAGAAGCAACAGGAGCTCATACGCCATGTCTACGCAG TCTTAAGCAACAGGCCTGACAATGTCAGCAATTTTATTCGGAGCTTAGGTTCAATTTTCGGCCCG GATACAAGGCTCGTGTATAAGCACTATGCTACCTTATATTTCGTGTTTCTATTTGATAACTCTGAGAATGAGTTGGCCATGCTCGACCTAATACAAG TTTTTGTGGAAACACTTGACAAATGCTTCAGAAGTGTATGCGAGCTTGATGTAGTATTCAATTATAGCAAG ATGCACACCATTCTAGATGAAATAATTTTAGGCGGTCAAGTGCTAGAAACAGATTCTGTTGAAGTTATGAGAGCAGTTGAAGAGATTACAAA ATTAGAGTCAACCACAAGTGCTAGCACATTGATCAACAAATCTATTCCATCTTGGTGGGCTAGATAG